The following nucleotide sequence is from Candidatus Schekmanbacteria bacterium.
GATTTTGCCTCTTATGGTATATCCATATTCTTCATATTTTTCGTTTGTATAGGGAAGGACCATTTCATTTACTGCGAAAAGGAAGACTGAAAAAATAATGCCTAATATAACTATCGGGAATAGAAAACGATAAGGACTTATTGCGCTCGATGTAATTGCTACTATTTCATTGTTTGCAACAAATTGTCGGACAGTCAATAGTGATGCAAAAAGAAGTGTGAAAGGAAATATATTAAAAGCCATAAAGGGAAGTTTGTAAGCATAATATTTGATTACTACTGAAATGGGGACAGAATGTTCTATAATGTCGTCCACTCTTTCAAAGAGGTCGATTATGAAATAAATAGCCACAAAAGCAAGCAAGGTAGTTGCCAAAGACTTTAAAAATTCTCTAATTACATATCTGTCAATAATACGCATATGGATAATTTTACAATATATGGTTGTTTAAGTTGGGTCTTCTTTTAAATTCTTTGATGCAATCTGTCAATAAGAGACCATCTAAAGAAGAAAAAATCAATTGATAGAATTTACAATGTTGTGTGAACTTTTTAAACAAATGTTCTAATATCATATAGAAGTATATGAAGTATTGAAATTATAAAAAGGGAGGAGTCAAATGAATCGAAAAGCTTTCGCATTAGGGGTCATCGTTTCAGTTGTTGCTGTTTTCATCATTACGGCTTGTGTCCCTGTCAGGGTTTTAAATCGAAATTTTGATTCAACTTATGTTTTTCTAAAATTCAGCCCTGAAGATGCCTATAAAGGAATTAAGAAGGGGGATATTAAAGGGAAGATATTTGTTGATG
It contains:
- a CDS encoding LptF/LptG family permease — encoded protein: MRIIDRYVIREFLKSLATTLLAFVAIYFIIDLFERVDDIIEHSVPISVVIKYYAYKLPFMAFNIFPFTLLFASLLTVRQFVANNEIVAITSSAISPYRFLFPIVILGIIFSVFLFAVNEMVLPYTNEKYEEYGYTIRGKI